NNNNNNNNNNNNNNNNNNNNNNNNNNNNNNNNNNNNNNNNNNNNNNNNNNNNNNNNNNNNNNNNNNNNNNNNNNNNNNNNNNNNNNNNNNNNNNNNNNNNNNNNNNNNNNNNNNNNNNNNNNNNNNNNNNNNNNNNNNNNNNNNNNNNNNNNNNNNNNNNNNNNNNNNNNNNNNNNNNNNNNNNNNNNNNNNNNNNNNNNNNNNNNNNNNNNNNNNNNNNNNNNNNNNNNNNNNNNNNNNNNNNNNNNNNNNNNNNNNNNNNNNNNNNNNNNNNNNNNNNNNNNNNNNNNNNNNNNNNNNNNNNNNNNNNNNNNNNNNNNNNNNNNNNNNNNNNNNNNNNNNNNNNNNNNNNNNNNNNNNNNNNNNNNNNNNNNNNNNNNNNNNNNNNNNNNNNNNNNNNNNNNNNNNNNNNNNNNNNNNNNNNNNNNNNNNNNNNNNNNNNNNNNNNNNNNNNNNNNNNNNNNNNNNNNNNNNNNNNNNNNNNNNNNNNNNNNNNNNNNNNNaaaaaaaaaaaaaaaaaaaatcatttacagGGACAGGTTTCTGTATTTTTccgtattttagaaaaattgcaaaacaaaaaaatcataaaatgttttttttttttgtggtggtcCTTTTTTTAGGGGGATCATAGTGTGGGGAATTAAATTGTTACAGCTGTATGTTTTATAATAGAGAAAGATATATAGCAAGAAGGAAAAGGGGGATTtagaattgaaaatatatatatatatatatgtgggatATTGTTATTTGTAATAAATGATTTATATGATCGATCTTgctggaaagaaaaaaaaagtgttcaagAGCAGATCTTAGCCGTTGGAGTTTTTATAATCAAGGAATGAAACCTGTGATCCATTATTATTAGAACAACtgtaatcataaattttattctCCTTTATACGTTCGCctttttgcctttttcttttactttttaatgttttttcttttctttttatctaatTGCTATTTCATGCCAAGACCAGACCAGAACTGAACTACATTGAAAGTAATGTTCTAAgtggattttgttttgatgaaatCAGAAAATGTACTAACTAAAATCcgaaataaaaaccataaaggAAGAGAGGACCATtggcttttctttcttttgtaatctTATCTCAAGTTATAATCatctttattctctttcttttttatgtttttgttgtctatGAGAAttttagcttttttatttttcggaATGATGAATTTGATAATATAAAGCTTTTGGTAATTATTTAGATATTCGCTTTTGAAGATGCATGATGCTTTGAAAAAATTGGCAAtagcatatatttattaaaGGAGTTTCTATGGGTACAATTATACATTCAAGAATTTGATGCATTTTGGGTCACACGATTACAGAAGACATATGTAAGTTTATGTCATCGACTCATGTAATTTCACAAAATCTTGATATTACACCTCAAATCTGGGTGTAAACACAAATGGCAGAACAAGGAAACAAANAGGAGTTTCTATGGGTACAATTATACATTCAAGAATTTGATGCATTTTGGGTCACACGATTACAGAAGACATATGTAAGTTTATGTCATCGACTCATGTAATTTCACAAAATCTTGATATTACACCTCAAATCTGGGTGTAAACACAAATggcagaacaagaaaaaaaaaaaaaaaaaaagaatgcaaTCAACAAGGCATAAAGTTAAAAGTGTAGAATGGGCCGTCACTACGATGATGATGACTTCAAGTTCCACCTCCATTGGCTCAAAATGCAACAAAGTGAAGTTGATTTTGGTGATCGAACAACAACAAGTTCTACACAACTATTACCCATATTGGGGCGTCTCTTGCCGATACAGAAAGAGCGGAAGTTCTCCGCTGTTCGCTGGTTCGTGTTGTTGAAAAATTCCAACACGGTCCGTCCGACCAAACGTTTTGCCATCAAAGGTCAACCAACCATTTTGGAAATGCAGGGTTGTACAATGAGGGATTCATATAGAGTGTGTCAACAACCATGGATTAGATCAGATAtgcaacattattaattttgattgatatgatcataaatattttataccaagtttttttttctttttttcttttctctctctatattaCCAAAATGGAAACatcaaagtttcaaaattaatgTTATAAGAAATCATTAATAGAAAAGATATATTACGCGCTCAAATCTAGAAGTGGAACAAAGTAGACCACAAATGGTTAAGAGTagataaaaggaaaaatgtaaaaacatcGAATCAACTCGATGCAAAATAGATTTGCAGAAGATGGGAGCAGCAATACGGTATTCATTGTAAAGACACAACCAAAACAGGGGCTTGAAATAAGTTTAACAAAACCAGTTAAGGTTGTTTGCAGTTAAAACAAAGAGGGAAACAAACTAACTAACTACTGATNacaaagaaggaaacaaactaACTAACTACTGAAAAGTTCAGACTTCAGAggctccttctctctctctctctctgtcaaATCTTCTGGCTTGTTTCTTTTAGTAGCCACcgccacctccacctccaccaccgtaaccaccaccaccaccgaatGATGATCTCGGGGCACTCGGTCTTTCGTTTGCAAGGTTCACACGGATGTTCCTGCCATTCAGCTCCTGAACACACCccaaaaaaattagtaagaGATAAGACTTTTACACAAAACAATCAACACAATGGATGCAGCTCCTGATCACACCCAACACCCCTAAGAAACTAATAACAGACAAGACTTTTTAGACACAATGGATACAGTTCCTGATCATACCCAACACCTCTACGAAACTAGTAACAGACAAGAATTTTTAGACATAACAATCAACACTATGTATTCATCTCCTGATCATACCCAAACCTAAAATATGAGACTAGACTTTTTTAGATAGAACAGTCAACACTATGTATTCAGCTACTGATCATACCAAAATCCATATAAGAGACAAAAGATTTTTTAGACAGAACAATCAACATTATGCATTAGCAAATAGCAATCCTCTCTAACCTTTCCATCCATTTCTGATACGGCAGTGTTTGCAGAATCTTCACTGGTGAAGCTGACAAATCCAAAACCCCTCGACCTCCCTGTCTCTCTGTCTGAAATCACCGTAGCTGCAACACAACCCAAAGACACAACATTTGtaacaaataataaacaaaaagcacaacaaacaagacaaataGGTCCCTAAACAAACTACAAAAGCCAAACAATATCACAAAACGTTCATCAACCAGCATTACATACTTACTAACATAAGCCATTTTAATAATCATTCCAAATGAAAACACATTCTATTTGGGAACAGAACATAAGGCTTACCTTCTGTGACTTCACCAAAGTTAGAAAAAGCCTGCTTCAAGGAGCCGTCATCAGTTCCCCATGAGAGACCTGAAAGCAAACCAAAACATTCAAATTTAGTGAAAAAAAGCCAAATCAAATTAAGATACAGCAGGGttagaagatatataaaaatacattaccACCAACAAAAAGCTTAGTGGACATGTAACGGAGAGAACCAAGCATAGATGTCACTGGAACATTTGAGCTGTGAGAAACACCTTGTCTCAAAATACCACTAAGTTTGTTGCAAAAAGCCATTTCTTGATATCtgcaaacaagaaaacataccaaaccccagaaagaaaaaaaaactaaatcaagaaAAGCCATAACTAAATCAAATTCCATTTCAATCAGACCACAAAAGAATCTACAAAagatcatcaaaatcaaagccATTTCTGAAGCTATGAAAGACATTAAAAGAGATGAAACAAACCTCGGAGAAGGGAAATgacgaaattagggttttagagaAGTGAGAGTGAGTAGTCAAGTGGGAAAAAGAGAGGCAGTGAGAGGGTGAAGACAAAGAGTAGGGTTTAAGGGATTTTATACAGAGCTCagaaactctctcttttttttttcctacaaaaaaaaaaaaatcttttgtttcgTCCAAATTAATCAGCTGTGAGTAG
The Camelina sativa cultivar DH55 chromosome 15, Cs, whole genome shotgun sequence DNA segment above includes these coding regions:
- the LOC104746901 gene encoding glycine-rich RNA-binding protein 4, mitochondrial-like, whose protein sequence is MAFCNKLSGILRQGVSHSSNVPVTSMLGSLRYMSTKLFVGGLSWGTDDGSLKQAFSNFGEVTEATVISDRETGRSRGFGFVSFTSEDSANTAVSEMDGKELNGRNIRVNLANERPSAPRSSFGGGGGYGGGGGGGGGY